From a single Glycine soja cultivar W05 chromosome 19, ASM419377v2, whole genome shotgun sequence genomic region:
- the LOC114400726 gene encoding phosphoglycerate mutase-like protein AT74 isoform X2: MCSHSQRVLPKRIILVRHGESQGNLQPTAYDTIPDPKIQLTPEGIAQARHAGHRIRHVIAGEGSTNWRVYFYVSPYARTRSTLREIGRSFSRKRVIGVREECRIREQDFGNFQVQERMNVIKETRQRFGRFFYRFPEGESAADVFDRVSSFLESLWRDVDMNRLNHDPSDDLNLIIVSHGLASRVFLMKWFKWTVEQFELLNNFENGEFRVIQLGSGGEYSLAVHHTDEELLEWGLSPDMVADQKRRASASKGDWNDPCSWYLDAFFDHLPDSDDDNVDKHDETDSLSECS; this comes from the exons ATGTGTAGCCACAGCCAGAGAGTGTTACCCAAGAGAATAATTCTGGTGCGTCACGGGGAGTCGCAAGGGAACCTGCAGCCCACCGCATACGACACCATCCCCGACCCCAAGATCCAGCTCACGCCGGAGGGCATTGCCCAGGCACGCCACGCCGGTCACCGCATCCGCCACGTCATCGCCGGCGAGGGTTCCACCAATTGGCGGGTGTACTTCTACGTCTCCCCCTACGCCCGCACCCGATCCACGCTCCGGGAGATTGGTCGCTCCTTCTCCAGAAAGCGCGTGATTGGGGTCAGGGAAGAGTGCCGCATTCGGGAGCAGGATTTCGGCAATTTTCAGGTCCAGGAGCGCATGAACGTCATCAAGGAAACTCGCCAACGCTTCGGAAGGTTCTTCTATCGCTTTCCAGAGGGAGAATCCGCCGCCGACGTCTTCGATCGCGTTTCCA gtttccTTGAATCTCTGTGGAGGGATGTTGACATGAACAGGCTTAACCATGATCCTTCTGATGATCTGAATTTGATAATTGTGTCACATGGGCTGGCATCTCGTGTTTTCCTTATGAAGTGGTTCAAGTGGACAGTCGAACAGTTTGAGCTTctgaataattttgaaaatggtGAGTTCCGCGTGATCCAGTTGGGGAGTGGTGGAGAGTACAGCTTAGCCGTTCATCACACGGACGAAGAACTACTTGAGTGGGGGCTCTCTCCTGATATGGTAGCTGATCAGAAACGGCGAGCCAGTGCCAGCAAGGGTGACTGGAATGATCCATGTTCCTGGTACCTTGATGCTTTTTTTGATCATCTTCCTGACTCTGACGATGACAATGTGGACAAACATGACGAGACAGATTCTTTGAGTGAATGTTCATAG
- the LOC114399127 gene encoding uncharacterized protein LOC114399127 isoform X1, which yields MRVWRVHPPEQKLCPNGVLRWVLVWMSVCFLVFTVGPPSRSMVKKSASSQFSSCPPCDCFCSSAEYLLDPLGLVNGSIYGADCGKHDPVLNEEMNKGILKMLSEELNLQKIVANETLEHTKQLIMDARKTFSHYQKEAEKCNIGVETCEEARERAEAELIEEHKLTALWENRAREYGWVE from the exons ATGAGGGTGTGGAGGGTTCACCCACCAGAGCAAAAGCTTTGTCCTAATGGTGTTTTGAGGTGGGTTTTGGTTTGGATGAGTGTGTGTTTTCTTGTGTTCACGGTTGGTCCACCCTCTCGCTCGATGGTGAAGAAGAGTGCatcttctcaattttcttcttgtCCTCCATGTGATTGTTTCTGCTCGTCAGCGGAATATCTCCTCGATCCTCTGg GACTTGTCAATGGCTCAATTTACG GTGCAGATTGTGGCAAACACGATCCAGTTTTGAATGAGGAAATGAACAAGGGTATACTGAAAATGCTATCTGAGGAGCTAAATTTGCAGAAAATTGTGGCCAACGAGACCTTGGAACACACCAAACAGTTAATAATGGATGCCAGGAAAACCTTTTCGCATTACCAGAAGGAAGCAGAAAAGTGCAACATTGGGGTGGAAACTTGTGAAGAAGCAAGGGAGAGGGCAGAGGCAGAGCTCATTGAAGAACACAAGCTGACAGCATTATGGGAAAATCGTGCTCGTGAATATGGGTGGGTGGAATGA
- the LOC114398903 gene encoding glutathione synthetase, chloroplastic-like: MSQHIYGIFDYHRLHQQFLHTIAYDALVWTSLHGLLVGDKSVQRSGSVPGVGLVHAPVALFPTPFPENHWREACELAPIFNELVDRVSLDATFLHDSLSRTKKADEFTSRLLDIHSMMIQINKKEEIRLGLHRSDYMLDEKTKSLLQVELNTIASSFASLSNLVTELHRYILSCHGKLLELDSKRIPANDAVNQYADALAKAWSEYNNPRAVIMIVVQAEERNMYDQHFVSAVLRERHNITTIRKTLTEVDQEGEILPDGTLSVDGEAISVIYFRAGYTPDDYPSESEWRARLLMEQSSAVKCPSISYHLVGTKKIQQELAKPGVLERFLDNKDDIAKLRKCFAGLWSLDDSNIVRKAIERPELFVMKPQREGGGNNIYGDDVRETLLKLQKADSQEDAAYILMQRIFPSISATVLLRNGCWHKDHAISELGIFGTYLRNKNKVIMNEQSGYLMRTKVSSSDEGGVAAGFAVLDSVYLT, encoded by the exons ATGTCTCAACATATTTATGGCATCTTCGACTACCATCGTCTTCATCAGCAATTCCTTCACACTATCGCCTACGATGCTCTCGTTTGGACCTCTCTCCACGGCCTCCTTGTTGGTGACAAATCCGTTCAG AGATCGGGAAGCGTTCCTGGCGTGGGATTGGTGCATGCCCCAGTTGCCTTGTTTCCCACGCCATTTCCGGAAAACCACTGGAGAGAAGCCTGTGAGTTAGCCCCTATATTCAATGAACTCGTTGATCGGGTCAGTTTGGATGCAACGTTTCTCCACGACTCTCTCTCCAG AACCAAGAAAGCGGATGAATTCACCTCTAGACTTTTGGATATTCATTCCATGATGATACAGATTAACAAAAAAGAG GAAATACGATTGGGGTTACATCGTTCAGATTATATGCTTGATGAAAAGACTAAATCACTTTTGCAAGTAGAACTGAACACTATTGCCTCTTCATTTGCGAGTCTTAGTAATCTTGTAACTGAACTTCATAG ATACATACTTTCTTGCCATGGAAAATTGCTTGAACTAGATTCCAAAAGGATTCCTGCCAACGATGCTGTCAATCAGTATGCAGATGCCTTGGCTAAAGCTTGGAGTGAGTATAATAACCCCAG GGCTGTGATTATGATTGTGGTTCAGGCTGAAGAACGAAACATGTACGACCAGCATTTTGTTTCTGCAGTTCTAAGAGAAAG GCATAATATTACAACTATACGGAAAACATTGACAGAAGTTGATCAAGAAGGAGAAATTCTACCAGATGGAACACTTTCTGT GGATGGAGAAGCaatttcagtcatttatttcCGAGCAGGCTATACACCAGACGACTATCCTTCAGAATCA GAATGGAGAGCTAGGCTACTGATGGAACAATCTTCTGCTGTCAAATGCCCTTCAATATCCTATCATTTGGTTGGCACCAAAAAGATTCAACAGGAACTTGCAAAGCCTGGTGTTCTTGAAAG GTTCCTTGATAACAAAGATGACATTGCCAAACTGCGTAAATGCTTTGCTGGGTTGTGGAGTTTGGATGACTCAAATATTGTTAGAAAAGCAATTGAAAGGCCCGAGTTATTTGTGATGAAGCCCCAAAGAGAAGGAGGAG GAAACAATATTTATGGTGATGATGTGAGGGAAACCCTCCTAAAGTTGCAGAAAGCAGATTCTCAAGAAGATGCAGCTTATATCCTTATGCAGAGGATATTTCCATCTATTTCTGCAACAGTTCTGTTGCGTAACGGTTGTTGGCATAAGGATCATGCCATTTCAGAACTTGGGATATTTGGTACTTATTTAAG GAATAAGAATAAGGTTATCATGAACGAACAAAGTGGTTATTTGATGCGTACAAAAGTATCATCATCTGACGAAGGTGGGGTTGCAGCTGGTTTTGCAGTGCTAGATAGTGTATACTTGACTTGA
- the LOC114399127 gene encoding uncharacterized protein LOC114399127 isoform X2 — MRVWRVHPPEQKLCPNGVLRWVLVWMSVCFLVFTVGPPSRSMVKKSASSQFSSCPPCDCFCSSAEYLLDPLGLVNGSIYDCGKHDPVLNEEMNKGILKMLSEELNLQKIVANETLEHTKQLIMDARKTFSHYQKEAEKCNIGVETCEEARERAEAELIEEHKLTALWENRAREYGWVE, encoded by the exons ATGAGGGTGTGGAGGGTTCACCCACCAGAGCAAAAGCTTTGTCCTAATGGTGTTTTGAGGTGGGTTTTGGTTTGGATGAGTGTGTGTTTTCTTGTGTTCACGGTTGGTCCACCCTCTCGCTCGATGGTGAAGAAGAGTGCatcttctcaattttcttcttgtCCTCCATGTGATTGTTTCTGCTCGTCAGCGGAATATCTCCTCGATCCTCTGg GACTTGTCAATGGCTCAATTTACG ATTGTGGCAAACACGATCCAGTTTTGAATGAGGAAATGAACAAGGGTATACTGAAAATGCTATCTGAGGAGCTAAATTTGCAGAAAATTGTGGCCAACGAGACCTTGGAACACACCAAACAGTTAATAATGGATGCCAGGAAAACCTTTTCGCATTACCAGAAGGAAGCAGAAAAGTGCAACATTGGGGTGGAAACTTGTGAAGAAGCAAGGGAGAGGGCAGAGGCAGAGCTCATTGAAGAACACAAGCTGACAGCATTATGGGAAAATCGTGCTCGTGAATATGGGTGGGTGGAATGA
- the LOC114400726 gene encoding phosphoglycerate mutase-like protein AT74H isoform X1, whose protein sequence is MCSHSQRVLPKRIILVRHGESQGNLQPTAYDTIPDPKIQLTPEGIAQARHAGHRIRHVIAGEGSTNWRVYFYVSPYARTRSTLREIGRSFSRKRVIGVREECRIREQDFGNFQVQERMNVIKETRQRFGRFFYRFPEGESAADVFDRVSSTHFFFNYCNGFLESLWRDVDMNRLNHDPSDDLNLIIVSHGLASRVFLMKWFKWTVEQFELLNNFENGEFRVIQLGSGGEYSLAVHHTDEELLEWGLSPDMVADQKRRASASKGDWNDPCSWYLDAFFDHLPDSDDDNVDKHDETDSLSECS, encoded by the exons ATGTGTAGCCACAGCCAGAGAGTGTTACCCAAGAGAATAATTCTGGTGCGTCACGGGGAGTCGCAAGGGAACCTGCAGCCCACCGCATACGACACCATCCCCGACCCCAAGATCCAGCTCACGCCGGAGGGCATTGCCCAGGCACGCCACGCCGGTCACCGCATCCGCCACGTCATCGCCGGCGAGGGTTCCACCAATTGGCGGGTGTACTTCTACGTCTCCCCCTACGCCCGCACCCGATCCACGCTCCGGGAGATTGGTCGCTCCTTCTCCAGAAAGCGCGTGATTGGGGTCAGGGAAGAGTGCCGCATTCGGGAGCAGGATTTCGGCAATTTTCAGGTCCAGGAGCGCATGAACGTCATCAAGGAAACTCGCCAACGCTTCGGAAGGTTCTTCTATCGCTTTCCAGAGGGAGAATCCGCCGCCGACGTCTTCGATCGCGTTTCCAGTACGcactttttcttcaattattgCAATG gtttccTTGAATCTCTGTGGAGGGATGTTGACATGAACAGGCTTAACCATGATCCTTCTGATGATCTGAATTTGATAATTGTGTCACATGGGCTGGCATCTCGTGTTTTCCTTATGAAGTGGTTCAAGTGGACAGTCGAACAGTTTGAGCTTctgaataattttgaaaatggtGAGTTCCGCGTGATCCAGTTGGGGAGTGGTGGAGAGTACAGCTTAGCCGTTCATCACACGGACGAAGAACTACTTGAGTGGGGGCTCTCTCCTGATATGGTAGCTGATCAGAAACGGCGAGCCAGTGCCAGCAAGGGTGACTGGAATGATCCATGTTCCTGGTACCTTGATGCTTTTTTTGATCATCTTCCTGACTCTGACGATGACAATGTGGACAAACATGACGAGACAGATTCTTTGAGTGAATGTTCATAG